A genomic segment from Agrobacterium vitis encodes:
- a CDS encoding septal ring lytic transglycosylase RlpA family protein produces MAAAITSFVAFSPIQAFAANGCGGASWYALYSRTASGERMNPTTLTAAHKWLPFGSKVKVTNRNNGKTVVVRINDRGPFIKGRVLDLSKAAAADIGMVGSGTAKVCYELIG; encoded by the coding sequence ATCGCAGCAGCTATTACCTCTTTTGTTGCTTTCAGCCCTATCCAGGCCTTTGCAGCAAATGGCTGCGGTGGCGCTTCCTGGTATGCCCTATACTCGCGCACTGCTTCCGGCGAACGCATGAACCCCACCACATTGACCGCCGCTCACAAGTGGCTGCCCTTCGGCTCCAAGGTAAAGGTCACCAACCGCAACAATGGCAAGACGGTCGTGGTGCGGATCAATGATCGCGGTCCATTCATCAAGGGCCGGGTTCTGGATCTCTCAAAAGCAGCAGCAGCCGATATCGGCATGGTCGGCAGCGGCACCGCCAAGGTCTGCTACGAGTTGATCGGCTAG
- a CDS encoding SDR family oxidoreductase: MRLMIFGAGYSGKAIGQYFIQQGIPVSGTTRSSAKAKALSDLGIETLVFDGQHLSDEIIQAMACATHVVQSIAPGSDGDPLLRLTEGQFKTWMPQVQWLAYLSTVGVYGDHQGAWVDEDTVCKPVSVRSVERVEAEQAWDRAALAAGVPLSTLRLSGIYGPGRNGLVNLAEGTARRLVKKDQVFNRIRVEDIATATWLLAGQNEHGIFNITDHEPAPPQDVVAEAARLMGVEPPPEQAFETAELSPMARSFYGENKRVMNAKIRALGFAFAYPDYRVSLHQLWSSGSWRG; encoded by the coding sequence ATGAGACTGATGATTTTTGGTGCCGGATATTCCGGCAAGGCGATTGGCCAGTACTTTATCCAGCAGGGCATTCCCGTCAGTGGCACAACGCGCTCATCGGCCAAGGCCAAGGCTTTGAGCGATCTCGGCATCGAAACACTGGTGTTCGATGGGCAGCATCTTTCAGATGAGATCATCCAGGCCATGGCCTGCGCCACCCATGTCGTCCAATCGATTGCTCCGGGCAGCGACGGCGACCCACTGCTGCGGCTGACGGAGGGCCAGTTCAAGACATGGATGCCGCAAGTGCAATGGCTGGCCTATCTGTCGACCGTCGGCGTCTATGGCGACCATCAGGGCGCCTGGGTGGATGAAGACACGGTCTGCAAACCAGTCTCGGTACGCTCCGTGGAGAGAGTGGAAGCAGAACAGGCCTGGGACAGGGCAGCGCTTGCAGCAGGTGTGCCGCTCTCGACACTGCGGCTCTCAGGCATTTACGGACCGGGTCGCAATGGTCTTGTCAATCTGGCCGAAGGCACTGCGCGGCGTCTGGTGAAAAAGGATCAGGTGTTCAACCGTATTCGCGTCGAAGATATTGCCACCGCGACATGGCTTCTGGCCGGGCAAAACGAGCATGGGATCTTCAATATCACCGACCACGAACCCGCCCCGCCGCAGGATGTAGTGGCAGAGGCTGCCCGGTTGATGGGGGTCGAGCCGCCGCCGGAACAGGCCTTCGAGACAGCGGAACTGTCGCCGATGGCGCGATCCTTTTACGGCGAGAACAAGCGGGTGATGAACGCCAAAATCAGGGCGCTGGGCTTTGCCTTTGCCTATCCCGACTACCGGGTTTCACTCCACCAACTCTGGTCTTCCGGCAGCTGGCGAGGATAA
- the queG gene encoding tRNA epoxyqueuosine(34) reductase QueG encodes MAKEGSPERTAEKARARAAKLSAFIRQEAADKGFDLCRITGPESIPQAPARLLEFVDAGYHGTMAWMEETRDRRGDPKVLWPQVRSIVMFGLNYGPETDPRALQAQPDKAAISVYARNRDYHDIIKGKLKEIATRFAARAGEDVKVFVDTAPVMEKPLAAAAGLGWQGKHTNLVSREYGSWLFLGSLFTTAELQLDAAERDHCGSCRACLDACPTSAFPAPYQIDARRCISYLTIEHKGVIDRNLRPAFGNRIYGCDDCLAACPWNKFAAQAREIKLQAREDLTAPDIAFFLTLDDPGFRSHFSGSPVKRIGRDRFVRNVLIAAGNSGLSTLITPCLDLLADASPDVRGMAVWALSRLMEPQAFGALAHSIENEPDSDVRAEWIAAGVTP; translated from the coding sequence ATGGCAAAGGAAGGCAGCCCGGAGCGGACGGCAGAAAAGGCCAGGGCGCGGGCCGCAAAGCTTTCCGCCTTCATCCGCCAGGAAGCAGCCGACAAGGGTTTCGACCTCTGTCGGATCACCGGGCCGGAGAGCATTCCCCAGGCCCCTGCCCGGTTGCTGGAGTTCGTGGACGCTGGCTATCACGGCACCATGGCCTGGATGGAGGAGACGCGCGACCGGCGCGGCGATCCGAAAGTGCTGTGGCCGCAGGTCCGCTCCATCGTGATGTTCGGCCTGAATTATGGCCCTGAGACCGATCCGCGCGCTCTACAGGCGCAACCCGACAAGGCGGCGATTTCCGTCTACGCCCGCAACCGTGACTATCACGACATCATCAAGGGCAAGCTGAAGGAGATCGCCACGCGCTTTGCCGCCCGGGCTGGTGAGGATGTGAAAGTCTTCGTCGATACAGCGCCTGTCATGGAAAAGCCGCTGGCCGCCGCCGCCGGGCTTGGCTGGCAGGGCAAGCATACCAATCTGGTCAGCCGCGAATACGGCTCCTGGCTGTTTCTCGGCAGCCTGTTCACCACAGCCGAACTGCAACTGGATGCAGCGGAGCGTGACCATTGCGGCTCCTGCCGCGCCTGTCTCGACGCCTGCCCGACATCGGCCTTTCCGGCCCCGTACCAGATCGATGCCCGCCGCTGCATCTCTTATCTCACTATCGAGCATAAGGGCGTGATCGACCGTAATCTGCGCCCAGCCTTCGGCAACCGGATCTATGGTTGCGACGACTGTCTGGCCGCCTGTCCCTGGAACAAGTTTGCGGCGCAGGCCCGCGAGATCAAGCTCCAGGCGCGCGAAGACCTGACGGCACCGGACATCGCTTTCTTTCTGACCCTTGACGATCCGGGCTTCCGCAGCCATTTCAGTGGCTCGCCGGTCAAGCGGATCGGACGCGACAGGTTTGTGCGCAATGTGCTGATCGCTGCTGGCAATTCGGGACTGTCAACGCTGATCACCCCCTGCCTGGACCTGCTCGCCGATGCCTCACCGGATGTGCGTGGCATGGCCGTCTGGGCGCTGTCGCGCCTGATGGAGCCGCAAGCCTTTGGCGCTCTCGCACACTCTATAGAGAATGAGCCCGATAGCGATGTCAGGGCGGAATGGATAGCAGCCGGAGTGACCCCATGA
- a CDS encoding glutathione S-transferase family protein yields the protein MPTLYHHPMSTTSRFVRLILSEYGFQTDLVEEQTWEKRREFLTLNPAGTLPVYVDDNMRTLCGSTVISEFLDETHGVLKRDRRLLAEDPFQRAEIRRLVDWFLQKMEQDVTRPLARERVFKLQIPNGLGGGAPDSKVLRTARGNIRQHMKYLSWLAGSRTWLAGDRLSYGDLAAGAAVSVLDYLGEIDWAESPIAKDWYQRLKSRPSFRPLLAERVRGLTPVSHYADLDF from the coding sequence ATGCCCACTTTGTATCACCATCCGATGTCAACCACGTCCCGCTTTGTCCGATTGATCCTGTCGGAATACGGTTTTCAGACAGATCTGGTCGAAGAACAGACCTGGGAAAAGCGCCGGGAATTTCTCACGCTCAATCCCGCAGGCACCCTGCCCGTCTATGTCGATGACAATATGCGCACGCTGTGTGGCTCCACGGTCATATCGGAATTCCTCGACGAAACCCATGGCGTGTTGAAGCGGGACCGGAGGCTTTTGGCCGAAGACCCCTTCCAGCGCGCCGAAATCCGCCGGCTGGTGGACTGGTTCCTGCAAAAGATGGAACAGGACGTCACCCGGCCACTGGCCCGCGAGCGGGTATTCAAATTGCAGATCCCCAACGGTCTCGGCGGCGGCGCGCCGGATTCCAAGGTGCTGCGCACCGCCCGTGGCAATATTCGCCAGCACATGAAATATCTGAGCTGGCTGGCTGGCTCACGCACCTGGCTGGCTGGCGACCGGCTCAGCTATGGCGACCTTGCCGCCGGTGCGGCGGTATCGGTGCTGGATTACCTCGGCGAGATCGACTGGGCCGAATCACCCATTGCCAAGGACTGGTATCAGCGGCTGAAATCGCGCCCCTCGTTCCGGCCACTGCTGGCCGAGCGGGTGCGCGGCCTCACCCCGGTTTCCCACTATGCGGATCTGGATTTCTGA
- a CDS encoding undecaprenyl-diphosphate phosphatase yields MEDQSIVSALLLGLIEGLTEFIPVSSTAHVLLAGHFLGFKSPGNTFAVLIQLGAILAILAVYIQKLLGIALSLPSNPKSRHFVLAVLVAFLPAAIIGALAHDFIKAVLFETPMLICVMLILGGVILLWVDRMTFNPRYTDVMDYPLSLALKIGLFQCLAMIPGTSRSGATIVGSLLMGTDKRSAAEFSFFLAMPTMLGAFVLDLYKNRNALSMDDGLLIGVGFLAAFISALLVVRGLLDFVSRRGYAPFAWWRIAVGVAGLIGLLVWG; encoded by the coding sequence ATGGAAGATCAATCGATCGTTAGCGCCCTTCTTCTCGGTCTTATCGAGGGCCTAACGGAATTCATCCCGGTGTCTTCGACGGCGCATGTGCTGTTGGCCGGTCATTTTCTCGGCTTCAAATCGCCCGGAAATACCTTTGCAGTGCTGATTCAGCTCGGTGCCATTCTTGCTATTTTGGCCGTCTATATCCAGAAATTGCTGGGGATTGCGCTGTCTTTGCCCAGCAATCCCAAAAGCCGCCATTTTGTGCTGGCTGTGCTGGTGGCTTTCCTGCCCGCTGCGATTATCGGCGCGCTGGCCCATGACTTCATCAAGGCGGTGCTGTTTGAAACCCCGATGCTGATCTGCGTGATGCTGATCCTGGGCGGGGTAATTCTTCTGTGGGTTGACCGGATGACCTTCAATCCCCGCTATACTGACGTCATGGATTATCCGCTGTCGCTGGCTCTGAAGATCGGCCTGTTCCAGTGCCTGGCGATGATTCCCGGCACATCGCGTTCGGGCGCAACCATTGTTGGCTCGCTGCTGATGGGCACCGACAAGCGCTCAGCTGCCGAGTTTTCGTTTTTCTTGGCGATGCCGACCATGCTGGGGGCCTTCGTGCTGGATCTCTACAAGAACCGCAATGCGCTCAGCATGGATGACGGCCTGCTGATCGGCGTCGGTTTCCTTGCGGCGTTCATTTCGGCGCTGTTGGTGGTGCGTGGACTGCTCGATTTCGTCTCCCGCCGCGGCTATGCGCCTTTTGCCTGGTGGCGGATTGCTGTCGGCGTTGCGGGTCTGATCGGTCTTCTGGTCTGGGGATAA
- a CDS encoding complex I NDUFA9 subunit family protein, giving the protein MTFANLPPLVTVFGGSGFVGRHVVRVLAQRGYRVRVAVRRPDLAGFVLPFGNVGQISLSQANLRYRDSVAKAVEGASVVVNCVGILLESGRNKFDAVQDFGARAVAEAATAAGARLVHISAIGADAKSASSYAASKGRGEDAIRQVAPGAVILRPSIVFGPEDSFFNKFAAMARLSPVLPLIGGGKTKFQPVFVEDVAEAVAKAVDGKVSAGLFELGGPEVLTFRQCLEEMLRVIDRTNPLVSLPFGIASLLASVASAIPLINPPLTNDQLTLLKSDTVISEAAKKEGRTLAALGITPTAVAAVLPSYLIHFRPHGQYSRSGKAA; this is encoded by the coding sequence ATGACGTTCGCAAATCTTCCGCCGCTCGTTACCGTTTTCGGAGGCTCCGGATTCGTGGGCAGGCATGTGGTGCGGGTGCTGGCCCAACGCGGTTACCGGGTGCGCGTCGCCGTCCGCCGCCCCGATCTGGCGGGTTTCGTGCTGCCGTTCGGCAATGTCGGACAGATTTCACTGTCTCAGGCCAATCTGCGCTACCGCGACAGCGTCGCAAAGGCCGTTGAAGGCGCCTCGGTTGTCGTCAATTGCGTCGGCATCCTGCTGGAATCAGGCCGCAACAAGTTCGACGCCGTGCAGGATTTCGGTGCCCGTGCCGTGGCCGAAGCAGCAACCGCTGCCGGTGCCAGGCTGGTGCATATCTCGGCCATCGGCGCCGATGCGAAATCGGCCTCCAGCTACGCAGCCAGCAAGGGCCGGGGCGAAGATGCCATCCGGCAGGTCGCGCCGGGCGCGGTCATCCTTCGGCCATCCATCGTTTTCGGTCCCGAGGACAGCTTCTTCAACAAGTTTGCCGCCATGGCCCGTCTGTCGCCCGTCCTGCCCCTGATCGGCGGCGGCAAGACGAAATTCCAGCCGGTCTTCGTCGAAGACGTGGCCGAAGCCGTGGCCAAAGCGGTCGATGGCAAGGTATCTGCCGGTCTCTTTGAGCTGGGCGGACCGGAAGTTCTGACCTTCCGGCAATGTCTTGAGGAAATGCTGCGCGTTATCGACCGCACTAATCCGCTGGTGTCGCTGCCCTTCGGTATCGCTTCGCTGCTTGCCTCCGTCGCCTCGGCTATTCCGCTGATCAACCCGCCACTGACCAACGATCAGCTGACGCTGCTGAAAAGCGATACCGTCATCTCCGAGGCCGCCAAGAAGGAAGGCAGGACGCTCGCAGCGCTTGGCATTACGCCGACAGCCGTTGCCGCCGTTCTGCCCTCCTATCTCATCCATTTCCGTCCGCATGGACAGTATAGCCGCTCCGGCAAGGCAGCCTGA
- a CDS encoding DUF1330 domain-containing protein: protein MAKGYWIARVDVRDAERYKDYVSTAKPAFERFGAVFLARGGKTDAVEGQSRARNVVIEFPSFQAAYDCYHSPEYQAAVKIRQEVADGEIVLVEGNL from the coding sequence ATGGCAAAGGGATATTGGATCGCGCGCGTCGATGTGCGGGATGCGGAACGCTACAAGGATTACGTCTCGACGGCAAAGCCGGCTTTTGAGCGTTTCGGCGCTGTGTTTCTGGCCCGTGGCGGCAAGACGGATGCCGTGGAAGGCCAAAGCCGGGCCCGCAACGTGGTCATCGAGTTTCCCTCCTTCCAGGCCGCTTATGACTGCTATCACTCGCCGGAATATCAGGCAGCCGTCAAGATCCGCCAGGAAGTCGCCGACGGTGAGATTGTCCTCGTCGAAGGCAACCTTTGA
- a CDS encoding right-handed parallel beta-helix repeat-containing protein, with product MSRLPKLTPVLLFFLLSVPLLPVPLTNVSLMGGSAFAASAPVASHGVVAKPCAPSVYDALRDTPLEAESVLRLACKVDLTRGDLVMQNLELLGADASGVSIDCHGGVIGLPGSVPKGAPPTIRIASLRKDDGSWSVPHDIVIRNCKIYGSIHIMGLGANGEAELVRQSSLNRNHTEYAQSVAPSGIVLDNLSIVADGPIPLYVAPGVTHVTLSHSTLQGQTKGSAIYLDAETAHNTISGNSFELATRSREMIAVDGSAHNVIEANSFANAQHGGIFLYRNCGEGGTIRHQTPQHNRIADNKFTYQDAFRPRPAIWLNAREAWRNLYCYQDPPAPFGSGADNHSFADFNTVSGNQIIGGDADLIRDNGENNVLSGNSIKP from the coding sequence ATGAGCAGGCTTCCAAAGCTCACGCCGGTCCTGCTGTTTTTCCTGTTGTCCGTACCTTTGCTGCCGGTCCCCCTTACCAATGTCTCGCTGATGGGAGGCAGTGCGTTCGCGGCCTCCGCGCCTGTTGCCAGCCATGGCGTGGTTGCCAAGCCCTGCGCTCCCTCGGTTTATGACGCGCTGCGCGACACGCCGCTTGAGGCCGAAAGCGTCTTGCGATTGGCTTGCAAGGTTGACCTGACCCGCGGTGATCTGGTGATGCAAAACCTGGAATTGCTGGGGGCTGATGCCAGCGGTGTCAGCATTGATTGCCATGGCGGTGTTATCGGCCTCCCGGGAAGCGTGCCGAAGGGCGCGCCGCCCACCATCCGCATCGCCTCGCTGCGCAAGGATGATGGCAGCTGGAGCGTTCCGCACGACATCGTGATCCGCAATTGCAAGATCTACGGGTCCATCCACATCATGGGGCTTGGCGCCAATGGCGAGGCAGAGCTGGTGCGGCAATCCTCGCTCAATCGCAATCATACCGAATACGCCCAGTCGGTCGCACCTTCAGGCATCGTCCTGGACAACCTGTCGATTGTCGCCGATGGTCCGATCCCGCTCTATGTCGCACCCGGCGTTACCCATGTGACCCTGTCGCACTCGACGCTCCAGGGGCAGACCAAGGGATCGGCAATCTATCTCGACGCGGAGACCGCGCATAACACCATTTCAGGCAATAGTTTCGAACTGGCGACGCGCAGCCGGGAAATGATTGCGGTGGACGGGTCTGCTCATAATGTCATCGAAGCCAATAGCTTCGCCAACGCGCAGCATGGTGGTATTTTTCTCTATCGCAATTGCGGAGAGGGCGGCACGATCCGCCACCAGACCCCGCAGCATAACCGGATCGCCGATAATAAATTCACCTATCAGGACGCTTTTCGCCCGCGCCCGGCCATCTGGCTGAATGCTCGCGAGGCCTGGCGCAATCTCTATTGCTATCAGGACCCGCCAGCCCCCTTCGGCAGCGGTGCCGACAACCACAGCTTTGCCGATTTCAACACTGTTAGCGGCAACCAGATCATCGGCGGAGATGCCGACCTGATCCGCGACAATGGCGAAAACAATGTGTTGAGTGGCAATAGCATCAAGCCGTGA
- the pyrF gene encoding orotidine-5'-phosphate decarboxylase — protein sequence MDARNRLIVGLDVATVAEAEKLVSTLAEDVTFYKIGYQLAFAGGLEFAKDLAQSGKKVFLDMKLLDIDNTVASAVENIVRMGMTMLTLHAYPKAMQAAVEAAQGSGLCLLGVTVLTSMDDQDLTDAGYQGDARSLVLKRAAQAKEKGMGGIVCSAQEAQAVRAIVGSDMAIVTPGIRPAGTDAGDQKRVMTPADAIHAGSSHLVVGRPIVKADDPRAATQVILAEMQAAFS from the coding sequence ATGGATGCGCGCAATCGTTTGATCGTGGGGCTTGACGTCGCCACCGTCGCTGAGGCGGAAAAACTGGTCTCGACGCTGGCCGAAGACGTGACCTTCTACAAGATCGGCTATCAACTGGCCTTCGCAGGCGGGCTGGAATTTGCCAAGGACCTCGCCCAAAGTGGCAAGAAAGTCTTTCTGGATATGAAGCTGCTCGATATTGACAATACCGTCGCCTCGGCAGTGGAAAATATTGTCCGCATGGGCATGACCATGCTGACGCTGCATGCCTATCCGAAGGCGATGCAAGCAGCCGTGGAAGCAGCGCAAGGGTCAGGTCTCTGCCTGCTTGGCGTGACCGTCTTAACCTCGATGGATGACCAGGATCTCACCGATGCCGGTTATCAGGGCGATGCACGGTCGCTGGTTTTGAAGCGGGCCGCCCAGGCAAAAGAAAAAGGCATGGGCGGTATTGTCTGCTCAGCGCAGGAAGCACAGGCTGTGCGCGCTATTGTTGGCTCCGATATGGCCATTGTTACGCCAGGCATCCGCCCCGCTGGCACCGATGCCGGTGACCAGAAACGGGTGATGACGCCAGCAGACGCCATCCATGCTGGCTCCAGCCACCTGGTTGTTGGCCGCCCCATCGTCAAGGCAGACGATCCGAGAGCCGCAACCCAGGTCATTCTCGCCGAAATGCAGGCCGCTTTCTCTTGA
- a CDS encoding histidine phosphatase family protein yields MFAVYITHPQVRIDPDVPVPQWGLSDMGQERTRRTAEAAWVRQLGRIVSSAETKAVETAAILAGAANIGVEQIETMHENDRSATGFLTPPEFEKAADWFFAYPEESFCGWERAIDAQARIVGAIQDVLGSHDPAVPIAFIGHGGVGTLLKCHLQGQPISRSGDQPPGGGNLFCFTLADLTVTCDWTAMETWQGDR; encoded by the coding sequence ATGTTTGCTGTCTACATCACCCATCCGCAGGTCCGGATCGACCCGGACGTGCCGGTGCCGCAATGGGGACTGTCCGACATGGGGCAGGAACGGACCCGCAGGACGGCTGAGGCCGCCTGGGTGCGCCAGCTTGGCCGCATCGTCAGCAGCGCCGAGACCAAGGCCGTGGAAACAGCGGCGATCCTGGCGGGTGCGGCCAATATCGGTGTCGAACAGATCGAGACCATGCATGAAAACGACCGCTCCGCGACCGGCTTTCTGACCCCGCCGGAGTTTGAAAAGGCGGCGGACTGGTTCTTTGCCTATCCTGAGGAGAGTTTTTGCGGCTGGGAACGGGCCATCGATGCGCAGGCCCGGATTGTCGGAGCGATTCAGGATGTTCTTGGCAGCCACGATCCGGCTGTTCCTATCGCCTTCATCGGTCACGGCGGCGTCGGAACCCTGTTGAAATGTCACCTGCAAGGCCAGCCGATTAGCCGAAGCGGCGATCAACCGCCGGGCGGCGGCAATCTCTTCTGCTTCACTCTTGCGGATCTGACCGTCACATGCGACTGGACCGCCATGGAAACCTGGCAGGGAGATCGTTGA
- the pmtA gene encoding phospholipid N-methyltransferase PmtA, with protein sequence MKLNLKQRLEKKFDEEIRFFKGMMQGPKLVGAIVPTSTITARRMASIITPESGLPVLELGPGTGVITKAILARGIKPEKLVSVEYSADFHRHLTQTIPGVNFVHGDAFNLEKTLGPLSGLSFDCVISAMPLLNFPMQERIRLLEDLLDRMPHGRPVMQISYGPMSPIIAKGGSYFIQHFDFVVRNIPPAQLWIYRRR encoded by the coding sequence ATGAAGCTCAACCTGAAGCAACGGCTGGAAAAGAAGTTCGACGAGGAAATCCGTTTCTTCAAGGGCATGATGCAGGGGCCGAAGCTGGTGGGCGCCATCGTGCCGACCTCCACCATTACTGCCCGGCGCATGGCCAGCATCATCACGCCGGAAAGCGGGTTGCCGGTGCTGGAACTGGGACCGGGAACCGGCGTGATCACCAAGGCGATCCTGGCACGTGGCATCAAGCCGGAGAAACTGGTGTCTGTCGAATATTCCGCCGACTTCCACCGGCACCTGACCCAGACGATCCCCGGCGTCAATTTTGTCCACGGTGACGCCTTCAACCTGGAAAAGACGCTGGGCCCGCTGTCCGGCCTGTCCTTTGACTGCGTGATTTCCGCCATGCCGCTCCTGAACTTCCCGATGCAGGAGCGCATCCGGCTGCTGGAGGACCTTTTGGACCGCATGCCGCATGGACGGCCCGTCATGCAGATTTCCTACGGACCGATGTCGCCGATCATCGCCAAGGGCGGCAGCTATTTCATCCAGCATTTCGATTTCGTGGTCCGCAATATTCCACCAGCCCAGCTCTGGATCTATCGCCGCCGCTAA
- the dnaN gene encoding DNA polymerase III subunit beta produces MRITLERSNLLKSLNHVHRVVERRNTIPILSNVLLRAEGQSLSMKATDLDLEVTEATPANIEQAGATTVPAHLLYEIVRKLSDGAEVLLSTNPDGASMTVASGRSKFSLQCLPEQDFPDLTTGSFSHSFKLKASDLKMLIDRTQFAISTEETRYYLNGIYLHTIEADGKLKLRAVATDGHRLARADVEAPSGSEGMPGIIIPRKTVGELQKLVDNPDLTVSLEVSDAKIRFNIGEIVMTSKLIDGTFPDYQRVIPQANDKEMRVDCQTFARAVDRVSTISSERGRAVKLAIGDGHLMLTVNNPDSGSATEEVAVGYESDAMEIGFNAKYLLDITAQLSGEEAIFLLADAGSPTLIRDTAGDDALYVLMPMRV; encoded by the coding sequence ATGCGTATTACTCTTGAACGGTCCAATCTTCTCAAGTCCCTGAACCATGTTCACCGGGTGGTCGAACGGCGCAATACCATTCCGATCCTGTCCAACGTGCTGCTGCGCGCCGAAGGCCAGAGCCTGTCGATGAAGGCAACCGACCTCGATCTGGAAGTGACCGAAGCGACCCCGGCCAATATCGAGCAGGCCGGTGCGACCACGGTTCCCGCGCATCTGCTCTATGAAATCGTCCGCAAATTGTCGGACGGCGCTGAAGTGCTGCTCTCGACCAATCCGGATGGCGCCAGCATGACGGTCGCCTCCGGGCGGTCGAAATTCTCGCTGCAATGCCTGCCGGAGCAGGATTTTCCCGACCTGACCACCGGCAGCTTCAGCCATTCCTTCAAGCTGAAAGCCTCGGACCTGAAAATGCTGATCGATCGCACCCAATTCGCGATCTCAACGGAAGAAACCCGCTATTACCTGAACGGCATTTACCTCCACACGATTGAAGCCGATGGCAAGTTGAAGCTGCGCGCCGTCGCAACCGATGGCCACCGGCTGGCCCGCGCCGACGTGGAAGCACCTTCGGGTTCGGAAGGCATGCCAGGCATCATCATTCCGCGCAAAACGGTTGGCGAGTTGCAGAAGCTGGTCGATAACCCCGACCTCACCGTGTCGCTCGAAGTGTCGGATGCCAAGATCCGCTTCAATATCGGCGAGATCGTCATGACCTCGAAGCTGATCGACGGCACCTTCCCCGATTATCAGCGCGTCATCCCCCAGGCCAATGACAAGGAAATGCGGGTCGATTGCCAGACCTTCGCCCGCGCCGTTGACCGTGTGTCCACCATTTCGTCGGAACGTGGCCGGGCGGTGAAGCTCGCCATCGGCGACGGCCATCTGATGCTGACGGTCAACAACCCGGATTCGGGCAGCGCTACCGAGGAAGTTGCCGTAGGCTACGAAAGCGACGCGATGGAAATCGGCTTCAACGCCAAATATCTGCTCGACATCACCGCGCAACTCTCCGGCGAAGAAGCGATTTTCCTTCTGGCCGACGCCGGATCGCCGACCCTGATCCGCGATACGGCCGGTGACGATGCGCTCTACGTGCTGATGCCGATGCGCGTTTAG
- the rsmI gene encoding 16S rRNA (cytidine(1402)-2'-O)-methyltransferase gives MSAVAETVNTPDDGQKSFRLHDRPVTARPIEPALYLVATPIGNLSDITLRALEVLAGADVLACEDTRVTRVLLDRYGITTRPYAYHEYNAEEVGPKLIEALASGKSVALVSDAGTPLVSDPGYRLAKLAIEAGLRVVPLPGPSAPLAALVGSGLPNDAFLFAGFLPTKDKARRDRLAQWAATPATLIFFESPHRIGATLAAAREVLGAERSACVCRELTKTFEEFRRGTLAELSDWYDDERQVKGEIVLVVGPPLPSGPPDAADVDRLLVQLAQTLPTAGAATEAARQTGLPRKDLYQRLLELKAG, from the coding sequence ATGAGTGCCGTGGCAGAGACTGTGAACACGCCGGATGACGGGCAGAAAAGTTTCCGGCTGCATGATCGCCCGGTCACGGCCCGGCCAATCGAGCCGGCGCTCTATCTGGTGGCAACCCCGATCGGCAATCTCTCCGACATCACGCTGCGGGCTCTGGAAGTGCTGGCCGGAGCCGATGTTCTGGCCTGCGAGGATACCCGCGTCACCCGCGTGCTTCTGGACCGCTATGGTATCACCACCCGTCCCTATGCCTATCACGAATATAATGCCGAGGAGGTCGGACCGAAGCTGATCGAGGCGCTGGCGTCAGGCAAATCCGTGGCGCTGGTGTCCGATGCGGGGACGCCGCTGGTCTCCGATCCGGGATATCGGCTGGCGAAGCTTGCCATCGAGGCGGGGCTGCGGGTCGTGCCTTTGCCGGGGCCATCAGCGCCGCTTGCAGCCCTGGTCGGCTCCGGCCTGCCCAACGATGCCTTCCTGTTTGCGGGCTTTCTGCCCACCAAGGACAAGGCCCGCCGTGACCGGCTGGCGCAATGGGCGGCAACACCGGCAACGCTGATCTTCTTTGAATCGCCGCATCGGATCGGCGCGACCCTTGCCGCCGCTCGCGAGGTGCTGGGCGCGGAGCGCAGCGCCTGCGTCTGCCGCGAATTGACCAAGACATTCGAAGAATTCCGGCGCGGCACTCTGGCAGAATTATCCGACTGGTACGATGACGAGCGCCAGGTCAAGGGTGAAATCGTGCTGGTGGTCGGGCCGCCGCTTCCCTCCGGCCCGCCGGATGCCGCCGATGTTGACCGGTTGCTGGTGCAGCTCGCGCAAACCTTGCCGACAGCGGGGGCGGCAACTGAGGCCGCCCGCCAGACCGGCCTGCCGCGTAAGGATCTCTATCAGCGCCTGCTGGAGTTGAAGGCCGGGTGA